The proteins below are encoded in one region of Methylobacillus flagellatus KT:
- a CDS encoding chemotaxis protein CheW — MERLQHVATDSGAADNARLGIHAGGQQYLVALRDIKEVLPVPEIHAVPLVQPWFLGMCNIRGNLYAVTDLARFLGSRHQPAVMTAESRLMLVHDDFDINAAFLIDSLAGLRSLGDFKPLEMVADGPSYITSRHEDDQHHLWEELNMALILEKQEFLQVAA, encoded by the coding sequence TTGGAGCGCCTGCAGCATGTCGCGACGGACTCGGGTGCGGCGGACAATGCCAGGCTGGGTATCCATGCCGGGGGGCAGCAATACCTTGTGGCCTTGCGGGATATTAAGGAAGTCTTGCCTGTACCGGAAATCCACGCCGTGCCTCTGGTACAGCCCTGGTTTCTTGGCATGTGCAATATTCGCGGCAACCTGTACGCAGTCACCGATTTGGCCAGGTTTCTGGGGAGCAGGCACCAGCCGGCCGTCATGACGGCCGAAAGCCGGTTGATGCTGGTGCATGATGACTTTGACATCAATGCTGCCTTTCTCATCGACAGCCTGGCCGGGCTGAGAAGTCTTGGGGATTTCAAGCCGCTGGAAATGGTGGCTGATGGGCCATCCTATATCACGTCGCGGCATGAGGACGATCAACATCACCTGTGGGAGGAGCTGAACATGGCCCTCATCCTTGAAAAGCAAGAATTCCTGCAGGTTGCCGCCTGA
- a CDS encoding methyl-accepting chemotaxis protein: protein MAVSFARLNHLFKRKKTKDQATASPQVGKASRVLVGALLLAMVLALLGLLFNQLQVVRNNQFADIATSLKVAAQQVARDAALSAGGETTASERLRITLDQAFASLAALRELQQVALLQSDEVTGSLLRLEQVWSELRSQALASGELAQLAAQSDLAVQATHQAWQAYLDQGKAGWWLALSVIAGLLALALLIRIGYQQVASARSRFEEIERTNLSNQEAILNLLDEMGDLADGDLTVKAEVAENITGAIADSINYTIDSLRDLVAEINRATEQVNQATAQAQETSAELLKAAELQSQQITDTGEAVNHMTQSIMQVSSNAEEASKVARRSLDATSQGTRAVQNTIAGMNEIRTQIQETSKRIKRLGESSQEISEIVDLISDITEQTNILALNAAIQAASAGEAGRGFTVVAEEVQRLAERSSEATKQISAIVKTIQTDTNGAVAAMEKSTEGVVEGARLSDAAGKALGEIENVTNNLARLIEEISSATEAQTKAAATVSMNMQQIQNITSQTSEGTRKTASSIGQLTSLAEELRASVAGFKLN from the coding sequence ATGGCAGTAAGTTTTGCGAGACTCAATCATTTATTCAAGAGAAAAAAAACCAAGGATCAGGCTACGGCGTCTCCACAAGTAGGAAAAGCCAGCCGGGTCTTGGTGGGGGCCTTGCTGCTAGCCATGGTGCTCGCCTTGCTAGGATTGCTATTCAATCAATTGCAGGTGGTGCGTAACAATCAGTTTGCCGACATTGCCACCAGCCTGAAGGTGGCGGCACAGCAGGTGGCGCGTGATGCCGCATTGAGCGCTGGCGGGGAAACTACCGCCAGCGAACGTCTGCGCATTACGCTGGACCAGGCTTTTGCCAGCTTGGCAGCGTTGCGCGAATTGCAGCAGGTAGCCTTGCTGCAAAGCGACGAAGTGACCGGCAGTCTTTTGCGCCTGGAGCAGGTCTGGAGCGAGCTGCGCAGCCAGGCATTGGCATCCGGGGAGCTCGCGCAACTGGCAGCACAGAGCGATCTGGCCGTACAGGCAACGCACCAGGCCTGGCAAGCCTATCTTGATCAAGGCAAGGCAGGATGGTGGCTGGCGTTGTCAGTGATTGCAGGTCTGCTTGCCCTGGCGTTGTTGATTCGCATCGGCTACCAACAGGTTGCAAGTGCGCGCAGCAGGTTTGAGGAAATCGAGCGGACCAACCTCAGCAACCAGGAAGCGATCCTCAACCTGCTGGATGAAATGGGCGATCTGGCGGACGGTGACCTGACAGTAAAGGCAGAGGTGGCAGAAAACATCACTGGCGCGATTGCAGACTCCATCAACTACACCATCGACAGCCTGCGCGACCTGGTGGCCGAAATCAACCGCGCGACAGAGCAAGTGAACCAGGCGACGGCACAGGCACAGGAAACCTCTGCCGAGCTGTTGAAAGCAGCCGAGCTGCAATCGCAGCAAATCACGGATACGGGCGAGGCGGTCAATCATATGACCCAGTCCATCATGCAGGTGTCGAGCAATGCGGAGGAGGCTTCCAAGGTTGCCCGCCGCTCCCTGGACGCGACCAGCCAGGGCACGAGGGCTGTGCAGAATACGATTGCCGGCATGAACGAAATCCGCACCCAGATACAGGAAACCTCGAAGCGCATCAAGCGCCTGGGCGAAAGTTCCCAGGAGATCAGCGAGATCGTCGACCTTATTTCCGACATTACCGAACAGACCAATATCCTGGCCTTGAATGCCGCCATCCAGGCGGCATCTGCTGGCGAGGCTGGCCGCGGCTTTACTGTGGTGGCGGAGGAGGTGCAACGCCTCGCTGAACGTTCTTCTGAGGCGACCAAGCAGATCAGTGCCATCGTGAAAACGATTCAGACCGATACCAATGGCGCCGTGGCCGCGATGGAAAAAAGCACGGAAGGCGTGGTGGAGGGCGCCCGCCTGTCTGATGCGGCAGGCAAGGCGCTGGGCGAAATTGAGAATGTGACCAATAACCTGGCTCGGTTGATTGAGGAAATCTCGAGTGCAACAGAGGCG